The segment aatcaggCAATACTAAGttattatttttgaaacatttgGTGTTATCAAAACATAATTAATATTTAGTGACAGATAAaggtttaaaaacaaaataaaaattattacttACCTGCTGGAGGACGTCCAGCAACCAGATCTTTGTCGCCATCAGCCATTTTCACTGTACTGcgtaaataccgaaaatacaCTTGATTATTGctcaataaatataaatataaagacCAGGAACATACGTTTCGGGAAAAAGTTACTGAATTATCCAAAGCAGCACCACAATGGCACGAAACAACACTATTCTAAATCAATGACGAAAAGCTCCACGATGGCAAGAGTAGTATACCAGTCCAGTTGTCCAGTAGATTATCAGACGAAAATATTTCACTTGCACACAAATGCATATAAAGTGACTTTATGTACGTTGTTGATATAGGCCGATTATGTTCGTGTGTCAGGTGAGTCATTCATGTGGTGATGTGCACTGACGGCAGCGAAACCAAAACATAATACCCAATAAAAAATTTGGTCAGCTGGTCATTTACGCATGTACCGATGAAAGATTTTCTGAAGGATGTACAACGACTccccggcacgtcgccattgttctgtgactgaatctgaaacgtcaaaaatactgggcgggaaatcactccataaggttttgcacgggcgagcataacctcacttctttgacgtctatcagtggtttgtttacatggacttggaacatgggttaacaagttgaaactgaatattgcttaaggccttaacggcaagtcagaaaagcacaaaaactgccattccgagtagtttggagggcgacactgctggataatacgcttttaaaacgtttaactccaatttatgcatatcgcgttcgcctaacaaatagtaaacaaaccacgagtggatgtcaaatgggtgaattgcgttcattccggttcattcgtgacgtcaccttgcaaaaccttataggaaatcaatgcgacgccattgttgtttggggtacaatactgaggggtccaacttaatgggggtactgtcaaactctgtagaccaagatagcgatgtcgtGGAGGTGATGTACAATGTCCATGAAATTGCTTTGCTTCGGCCCTGCCAGTAATAAACCCAGTAACATTTGTGTCACTGGATGcatagacttaaaattataacACTGGAGCTTGTATGTTCAATATTCGGATTTAGAACTCGGTtcggaaaaagtcgaaaaaaagTTTAAACTCGGTTGTCAAAATAGATTTTCAGTGGCAAGCGGATTAGTAGATCAATCAGTTATATGATGGGATATTGAAAACAGAAGTCTACTACCTCCCTGGCAGTTGCGACGAACGAATTTACCAGAATACcatagaacagaagtggaagtagaagtCCAAACACGTacttgctactttctacagatagtagcgaacctggcggtagcgagtcactttttcccacgaaaacacacgaacgcatacgaatgcacacgaaagcacgtgaaatctgctatgcgattggcagcgagcgttctgcttatattgctgttattcgcttctatgcgaaaaccttcccaaagaaaaagaaaaacaaaaaagtctctgttaccagttttgttcgtcgaatcgttcggacttccacttctgttctgtgagaATACCACAATAGTGGTATAATCTAGGAATGTAGAGAAATCGAACGCGTAGGCTGGAGCTAAACACTCGAGGTGCTTAAAGGAACTGCAAGAAAAGGCGACCGGTTCTGTGCTTCGCTAAGAAGTCTGCTATTAAAAGCATCAGCCGACGAGATCCTGAAAGTTCAGGATTCATTTTCGATTAAAATACCTGATtagtttacaaaaaataaacgtgcttataatttttatttctttcgttCTAGACGCTCGATTCCCCCAACCGGACGGATCTGCATATCCTACAGCCGATTCGTGAGAATTTAAATCGAGCGATTCATCCTACGCAAaattgaagaagaagaaggcggGATTTTTAATTGGGTATGCTAGATTAGGAATTAAAAACGGCGTAATCACCttgtataaggttttgcacgggcgagcataacctcacttctttgacgtctatcagtggtttgtttacatgggcTTAGAACTTGGGTTAatatgttgaaactgaatattgcttaaaggccttaacggcggtcagaaaagcacaaaaactgccattccgagtagtttggagggcgacactgctggataatacgcttttaaaacatttaacttcaatttatgcatatcgcgttcgtctaacaaatagtaaacaaaccacgagtggatgtcaaatgggtgaattgcgttcattccggttcattcgtgacgtcaccttgcaaaaccttataaatATCGTGGTGATTTGGCCCGATAACTTGTCGTCAAAGTAaagccactgacgaactgacatgacacatagaagaaaatcctttaaaaaaaacatcgtcctacacattttgcaaaCCCCATAGGCACTACATTCCGTTGTCGATAGTTGACCTTGTTtttatatacgacagacttcccaGCCACTCAGCCAGCCATAAGAGTACAGGGCGGAGCCAGTGCAACGACTCTGTTGAGTCTTTcaacctctcccagtcgagattcggcCGTGCaactataaggttttgcaaggtgacgtcacgaatgaaccagaatgaacgcaattcatccatttgacatctactcgtggtttgtttacaatttgttaggcgaacgcgatatgcataaattggaattaaacgttttaaaagcgtattatccagcagtgtcgccctccaaactactcggaatggcagtttttgtgcttttctgacttgcctTTAAGgctttaagcaatattcagtttcaacatgttaacccatgttccaagcccatgtaaacaaaccactgatagacgtcaaagaagtgaggttatgctcgcccgtgcaaaaccttattggcTTGTTAAGACCAGTATcgcacctcgaagctaacttcTCACCTCTCgtttactcaaaaaatatcgaacaAAATTTCAAATACGGCTGTCGATGAAAATGTTAGAATTAATTAGCACTGAAGTTACACATTTTAAAACTTTAGGCCCGCGGTCATGTACAGAACTGttttacaaatttaaaaaaattgacaacCCTAAAATTGCAtttgttttacttttctgtattttttgtgGAAGATTAGAACCACTGCGACCgtcattttgatctattgtggtaatttttttctattcttcacatttaacatttttaagtttGAACGCAACGCCAAAACCTGGTGTCTCAAGGGAGACAATATGGAAATTCAGTCACTTCCAATTGAAAGAATATTGGTCGTTTTTCTAATGAAACCAGAATcacaaaatctatacctataaaaatggatttctgtctgtctgtctgttgctGAACCGAtccgcgtgaaaatttgcatgtagaggtttttggggccgagaaatgttcttatgatggttagagacccctccccacactaagagggggggctcccatacaactcGAGATACTAATAactataactcgagaactaatcaggcaaacggaaccaaatttggtatgtggatatttttggagataagatttttttatggtgaattgagacccctcccctctttaggagaggaattatggcccctccccctttaggaggggggctcccatacaaatgaaatacaaattttctcataactcgagaactaatcaatcaaatggaaccaaatttgcatgtgaaggtttttggaggtaagaattttttatgatgaattaggacccttcccaattttaggagggggagctcccatacaaatgaaatacatatttcttcataactccaaaactaatcaagcaaatgaaaccaaattcggcatgtgaaggtttttggagacaagactgttttctatggtgaattagaacccctccccactttaggaggggggggctcttatacaaatgaaatacaaatttcctaataactcgaaaactaatcaatcaaatggaaccaaatttggcatgtgaaggttcttggaggcaagaattttttatgatgaattgggaccccttccctttttaggatggggggttcccatacaaatgaaacaaaaaattttctcataaagcggggtacgctgctgaaaagaaaacagctcaagaaaaaatcttgctatttaccgaagaaattttgacaactccaatgcaagcaaccacctgtcattttttcttgtgataataattgcgccggatattattccgtacggaaaagtgacgttttaattcacctgcatgtaaaactgcgccatctgaacgtgaaataatatttcttatgaagtgcgtactgcttaagaaatcgtaaacgaaatcgatttcttgagcatttcttgtcctatctttttacccattacttttcagcagcgtaccccgcttaactctagaactaatcaagcaaatggaacgaaatttggcatgtgggtgttttggtgacaattttttttctatggtgaattaagacccttcccctctttaggacGAGAATTATGACCCATCCCTCCTTAaagagaggggctcccatacaaataaaatacaaacttcctcataactagagaactaatcaagcaaatggaaccaaatttggcatgtggagaattttgcaggcaggattttcattatgatggtttgagacccctcacccctgtggtaggggaataaggactctcatacaaacaaacagaaatttttgcgtaactcaaaaagtaatcgaacttgagaaattttagactcttccataaaacataacagataattttttttctagtaaagcagaggagcgtttggtgcgaaaaatgttagactgaatactgggaaaatttcgatctgcggctaaaaatattgggttagtttgtggcagtgggactccaacccacaatttctcgattatTACTCGAGTGCTTTTTTACGCATTtgaactataccacacccatgtattaattagtctcagatctagttttgtccCTACCAGTCCGAACATTCCATCTttcgcacacatacgctcccccggtgacggttattatttgtaatatgactgccctttgcttctaccaccgagaagatagacgatTATCGACCGCATTGTTGTAGGAGCTAACAGTCTGGTGTCTACCGCCGGGGCACGTGTGCGAAAGATGGAATGTTCGGATGttaaattaaactacccatgcttttatagtgatgtaactgccaaaatgagttatctaaggttgagctcctcaaaaacttgctaaactagagattgtgacagattcacgatttatgtacaacacattttaatttgtggcaacacgaagtttgttgggtcagctagtactaacATAAAACTCGACAAAATGTCCGCGCGGTCCGTATACAGATACTGTTTAGCGCTTGGAGCATCCACGTACAGACACCAGCATTTGTCTCTCTGTGTATCCCGTGTTTCAGAATGTAAACCCCCTAATTTCAGCGTTTAGCTTTTATAAAATGAGTGCTAAATGACAACAACAGAACATTCACTCATACTCTATGGTAGGCGTTAACCCTCTCGTTTCATGGTAGCACAGATTATCCATAACTTTCGATACTAAAATCAGGttacaattaaaaaaaagactTGTGTACTGTAAGTGTAGCTACTAGTGATTTTTACCATATACCATATACTATATACTGCAGGTTTGAGTAGTTGAATTCGTAATTTGCTCCAAATCATATAGCAAACATCACTTATAACAGGAAGTGATACATCACATTTTAATATCGCATGTGTCCTAATAATGTCAAGTCTTTTATCGTATAATCACGTTAAACTCTTTCATCGATTCTGCCCCGATTTTGGCATGAGTAACATTGACTTCGGCTTGCGTGAGCGTTCGGCTCATGTGGCGATAAACAATTCGGAAACAAAGGCTTGACTTACCGGTTTTCGGATGCTTAAACCTATCGACTAAAGTCAcctgtaaaacaataaaaaaaaattattaaaataaacgTAATTCGTTCTAGCTATACGCAGACCATAAGTAAGCTCCAGTTAAAAAAGTGTAAAGCGGCGGTTATGTGCCAAAGTAGATGAACTTACCTGCTCAACAATATCTTCACCGACTGTTCGCACCAAATCATAAAAATCATTGACGGAAAAACTGTCGAGAGATGCATTTTCCGGCAACCAGAACGACAGGTCATTTGTGCATTGAGGATATGCCGAGATTGGTTTGTATTTGACGATCCTATCACTTTTGAACTGATTCAAAAATCCGCTGTCTGTACTCCAGAACAGTCTGATGTCAGGTATATCAAACAATACCATAGCCAACCGTTCAAGTCCAACTCCAAACGCATAGGCGATGGAATTATTCACACCTGCCCGGTCAAGGATTTCATTCCGACTAATGCCGCATCCGAGAATCTCTAACCATTTGccgttgaaaaaaatttccaatTCCCACGATGGTTGCGTAAACGGAAAATACGTTTGTACCCACCGGTACTCAACGGTTTCCCCAAAAAGATCCTTGACCATTCCAACCAGCACACGTTTCATTTCGTGTTCACAAAGCTTAACGGCTTCCAGTGTGTGACATGGTTGCTTTTGCTGGTCAATGCAATCGGAAATGGTACTTGCGCTATCGTTTAAATATGTTTTATAGGATTTTTCAAACACTTTCAGCTCAGGAGTTCTCTCAAAAAGTTTATCCTGATGAATTAATCTAACACCATCCATTTGATGGAAGACAGGATAATGGGTAGAGTCAATTTCATCCCGCCGGTAAACATCACCAACAACGAGAAAGTTGTCAAGCCCTGCTTGAATGAGTTCGAGCTAAAATTCAAATATATTAATTCACTTATATGAAATTGTTACGCCAAAAAGGGTAGCCTTACTTGGTGGGCAGTAGTATGGGCTCTTAGAAGATAATCTTTGTTGACATAATAGCAATCGCTTTTCTTCCTACTGGGATGATCTTTCGGCACCAGCAgattatcaaaattttgttccacgGAAACTACCGGACTGAGGTTATCATAGACACTGAACAGAGGATTGCCCCTCGGACTTAAATAGGCGCCGTAAAAATACTTTACAATTTTCTGGCGAATTATCGCTAGAGGATGGTTCAATCGCAGATGTAAATTACGATCCAAATGCGAAAGTATTTTGGGTGTAATGTTAGTCCACGAGTCTCGGATGTACTGCTGTTGATACAGATCGATAGTTTTTTCGCTAATCCTAGCTTCGCTATTAATACATCTGCTTATTAACACTAATGGCCGTTTTACTACGCTGATTTTTAGGGTTTTAATGAAAAGCATTGttaaactttttaaaatttatgtaaGGTTTGTTTACGAAAAGCCGAGACAAAATCGTCTTATCAACAGAGTTGCCGGATATTTTCCAAACCTTTttacaactgctcgaaaaccgtacAAAGTCTGCACCAAAAATATAGCGAACAGACGCGGTGGCATTTCTATACACTGAAAATAATTATTACGTTGAAAACAAGTTATCCATGCTTTTTACGAGTCATAATATTTGACGtttcagtaatacatcgcacgtttcctttccgtacgttcctttggttttaccgtgaacgtgcggaaacaaaacgagtgatgtattactgaaatgtcaaaaattatggctcgtaaaaagctggataggttaTTCGGTTATTCGATCATTTTCCATCTCCAGTCTTTACAATCATTTCTTTCTAGTTCCTCTTCTTCGAAAAAGTTAACATAAATGTGGGAAACCAGATAGAAATTCGAAATTTCGGATATCAAAACACTACGCCGTGGAATCATTCGCATTTTAAAAGTATTTAATTTCGATTTGAACGATTTTTTTCAAACGTTTGTATACACAATTGGGAATGGTGTAAAATACATTTTCTCTTTCCAACAGTTAGATAGCTATTTTACCTATAAGAATTATTATACGCTTATACTCGCAAAAAGCAAATTACCTACTCGTTTATACCGACTCGTTCGCAATATGCCGCCCAGAGTCCATCACGATACAACTTGGCCGTGTCAGCTTGATTCTTTGCGTTCAATATACCTCTGCCCACAACGCAAATGTCCGCTCCCTCGTTTTTAAATACATGCTCGGGACCATCGTACTGTTGTCCCATATTTCCcctttttcaattttaactcCGGATGTTAGCTGCAGCAAACCTGGAAACGAGACCAGCTCTGGACTTTGACAAACGATACCCGCGACGAAATCCACATCCGTCTCCGTAGCCATCTCCAGCGCTACTAAGTTTTCTTGAGAACTCATTTCTGCCAAGAGGAAAGCTCCTCTCTGGTGCTCAAGACCATTAAGCACCGATTTTAAGCCTTTCAATATGCCTTGGCCGGGCAACGAATGTACTGTTACCAAATTCGCCCAGTTGACAATTTTGAAATGTCCGCTAGCATACTAACGTGCGACAGTATTGccaatatctgcaaatttacgATCCTCCATGATCATAAAGTTGTGCTTTTAGCAAGCAATTGAAATGACTTTATAAAGTTATCGTTAAATAAAATCTTCAATAATGTCGATATGCGTTTTCAAAAGGCAAATATACGGTCCGACTCTTTCCGCTAGATTTAAAATATCCTCCGAGTTAGTTAGATCGGCGGCTAGACATAGCGTCGTCTTTTTACTAGCGATGAGCTTCATCAGAGCTTTACTAAGTGCACATTTGGCCAGATCAATACGTGCTTCAAAAGTCATGCTTGTGCGGCTCAGCTAGTTTATAAATTAGTACCGTTCTCCACGAACGATCCATCACTTCGAATTTGATTAGCCTGGATGTATTTGGATACTGCCAGTACTGTACTCTCTTCAATTCGACCAGCGTCGTGTAGTATCTTCAGTAGAAAGGACAGTGTGAAAAGTGAATGCATTTCCTTCCACTCCTAGTTCCTTCAATTTAGAGTAAATTGTTAGTAGTGTTCGAATTCGACACTGTTAGTGATAAACCTGCTTGGTTTGTTTTCTTACAGGTAGGGTTACCAGGTggtcggtttttggccggcccgaccggtttttcacttgcaaagtcggtggccggtcaatcctgcaaaaaggccggttttccgacatatgaagtcggatttgtactttttgcctgatttgttaaattttctgataaatttattagcaaaccTGAGCAGTGGATTATTGAAGGTAGCCAGCTTTGCAGTAACAAAATTATGCTTCTGGCGGTAGTATATCTAGTATATGTAGTATATGTCCACTAGCActagaagcaagtagttgtcactctgaaaCTAGCTATGTAACTAGCTCCTCAACTAACACTgccacctcccccccccccgcatttgacaggaccgaccggccggtttcggttattttcagacttggcaaccctacttaCAGGGGTCTGAAGTAAATTTTCCAAGCAAACTCTTTTATCGAAACTGTATACtgttattaaaaaaaactatacaaaaCTTACAGTCAACTAACAGTATGAATGCGGCATTTTCAGCACAGTATATGACGGACTAATACCAAAACTACGTAATATGCAGACTAGATGCAATACAACCCACGGGGACTCAACCCTGCGaaatacacccaattctttttttacacgggggatgcaTCCCGTGTAAAAAAcccgtgcaaaaataaaccgtgttattttgagaaatcgtgtaaaaaaatcggtgttatttcgagaaaccgtgcaaaaaaaatccgtgtaaaaaaaatccgtgcaaaaaaagaattgggagTACTAACAAAACTACGTAATTAGTACGAGACGCTCATAGTGTTAAGACGTTCTTTTTGTAAGTGAAAATTTTGATGCCttagtatttttcttggttttgtTATATACatcaaaaaaaatgaaacagtttagttttttcttacttttatttTCTCATGATTTCATTTACatataattaataaaaattaatagcTCTTTTCTGTAATATAAACAACCAAAAATACAGTTTCATTTCTTTATAATTTGAAACACTAGTTCTTCGGAGAAATTCCCTTTCTTTTCTGCGCGTCAGATTTGTCAGTTATTCATTATGATTTCTAGCCCTCGGCTGTAATTGATTTTTCTAACCATTGTTGTTTTGTTGCCTTTCGTGTTCGACCCATATAGTATTATTTTGCCCGCAGTGATGATCATCGTGATTTCTATGTCGACTATATACTCTCGTCCAATGCAGTTTGTcaacgcattttttctttctttcgagAGGCAGTTTTCTACGGTAGTTTGTCTTCTCAGCGTTATACCATCTAAGTCATTTGAGTTCTaaggttataaattatttttaatgctACAGGTCTTATCTATGGCTTTCACTTCTGTATGTACAAACATTTATATATTTGCGACTTGTCATTCTTTTTTCTGTATGGTTTTTTCTTTCTGTTATTAGGTTGTTTATTGTTAATATCATTAAATTACTTCAATACCTATTTATGTTTGATTCAGCGTTGGTTAttttttgtgtttcttttttttcactttcagagtagcgATCCTCTTTTTTTGGAATTATTCCTTTATCAGACAGTGTGTATTTTTCATAAATTACGATTCTAAACAGTTGCCCAGTTTGTTCTCTAAACAttcataattgttttttttgtgtgttttttcttctttcttagtTTATATAGGGTTTTACTCAAGACTAATTTAGATGGAGTTTATGCAGCATGGCTACTTACCGGAATTCAGTTCGAATCGGTAAAATATCCACATTGCAACTGATTTTTCACTAGTTGGAAATAATTCGCATGATTTTCTTGTCTCGGTTAGTAAATAGAGCAGGGAACAGTGTAAATatagtttctgtttttttatacaaaaTGTGGGTATGATCTATTGGGAAACGGTCAGGACGCTGCTAATGGTGGAGTCCACCATTTGATATTTTGAATATTCACTTACAGTCCGTAGAAAACATGCTAATGCATTTCATATTGCACGAAAGATAATCACATTTTTTCCTCCCTAGTACACACGAGTTTATCATATTATGCATACATGCGCTCAGTTACTTTACGCCAAATTACGAAATTTTTAGCTTTAATTATTGCTTTTGCGCAAAAATGTTTCTACATTGTAATGCTGTTTCGCTGTTCTTTGTGTTATACAATGGGGTGAGACTCCTAATAGTATCTAAATCATTTACTGAGGCATGATTTATCCATTCGAAAAAAGCGATGATTTTACACAATTCTATGCACTTTGGGTTAAGTTGATGAACATACCAGTGTTATAAAAATCGAGGaatagttctcaagttatagaATACAATGATAAATCaataaatggtaactgttttcgcagaattttggaaattttaaaTCACTCACCCCGTTACAGTCAGACTCGGGCTCTAGAATGTTATATGTGTTACAGTTGGTTTACGCCGTTCGGGTAAAATATATAGACATGTTCACCTGTAAGTCTTATGTGATATTTACTGTATATCATAATATACTTGCGCTGTATGCCAAATGATACGGAATTGCAGCCACATCATTCATTACATAGGAAAAAATAATACTAAACGTGATCAATGATTAACATGCAAAAATAAACTTACATGTTGTGAGTAAATTCGATAAAAAGTGGATTAAAAGTTGCTAATAGTACGACATACTGCACTTGCGCCATCTTGACTTTAACAACGGtgcaattttcttttatttggtTCACTATATTTGATTTGTTCAGTGTTGCTTTAAAATGGTCATGGAAACTGCAGCTTTTGGATTATGTTTCACACTCAAACcaatgtaaaaattaaaataaaataaaataaaaatgacgaaaGCTTAAGCTTTTTCACACCCTCGAGGGTGTTTTGCCTATAAATTAGCACTATTTTACTTCCAGTTTggtactttatactttatatacTTTATTTCAGACTACAATTATTTCATGTAATTCTGGATGAGTCTAAAATAAGTGCATAATTAACAAATCTAATCTAGTTTAGACATTTAGATAACTTGTGGAATAGATTTAAAAATACTATAATCAAAACCCAAAAATTCCCTAGAAAACTGAATGAATTTTGGAAAAGTGCAAACTGTCGATTGCCGCTTTTGAGACAGTATTGGATGTGAAAAAATACATCTCAATCAATATAAACATTCTGCGCGTACAAAAATTAATGAAGCTCAAACTTACTGCTAACTGAGTTAGAGTATCATTAGCTAATTTTTCCGACTTCAGTTTGATTGATTAAGCAAACCAAGGAAAATGATTTTCCTTTGGTAAAGTCACGGGTAAAGTCGAATCATCGAAAAATACATGCATTATTCTTTATCGATTTTAtcaaatattcctcttttttaactttgcttcattattttgaatttgaatctaattacactcaagtctttttttacacggcggGTAAAAGAAAACCATCTAAAacaaccgcgttaattcgaaaaatgttgtaaaaaaaccaCCGGAATTTaaaaatcgtcgtaaaaatCGCGTTCATTAAAAACAAGTCGAAAAACCCGCTCGAATTAATCGTTGAAAAAATcacattaattaaaaaaaatgtaaaaaaacgcGTTAATTCGTAATGATTGAAATTAATTCAAACATCGTAAAAAAACGTATAAAGGGATCACAAAGCAGTTCTATCCGTTGGTATTACTATAACGAGAATTGTAATTACATATCCGATAGTACGATATCACTACTATGCAAAAGTTTGGATCCACGTGAAAAAATCCGCTTGGCATGATGCGCCGTGTCGtgaagaaaaatcagagggatttTATGCAAGAaatgaccgcataggtgacgtaggactacgtaagtctctttagtAGCatttatccatgcatgtaataatacgactCTTCATGTACAATCAACCAAAAaggtattcggacagcagcacataaatttttcttttaataatattgctcagtatttttgcaaggaatcgtaacacatattttttaaaacaatgttcaaCTAAACCTTCTTTAGGTGTATGGCAATAATTAGGGGACTCCGACTATttccaattgcgaacagatttgtgggaacttatcaagccggctccgtcgaaggtcggtctacaacggatcaaatatttacactgcggcacatcctccaaaagggccgtgaatacagagttgccacggatcatttgttcgttgacttcaaagctgcatatgaaaccatcgaccggaaagagctatggaaaatcatggacgagaacagcttccccaggaagctcatcaaactgattaaatctacgatgaatggtacacagtgctgtgttcagttttcgggtggattgtcaagttcattcgagtcacacagagggcttcgtcaaggtgatggtctatcatgcctgctgttcaacatagcgctacaaggtgttatgaaccgagcggatatcaacacgcgaggcacgatattcaacaaatctagtcaattcgtatGCTTTGCCGAtgccatggatattatcggcagaacatctgtagcGGTGACTGAActgtacaccagactaaagcgcgaagcagaaaagattgggagCTAAATATGTCTAAAACAACGTACATGCtgaccagcggaaccgaggctgaacgacgccgcttgggcagtagtatactgatcaacggcgatgagtttgaggtagtctaccttggctcactggcgtacaggagaacggagtgtggaggcggaggatgaaccatgaactc is part of the Sabethes cyaneus chromosome 2, idSabCyanKW18_F2, whole genome shotgun sequence genome and harbors:
- the LOC128735490 gene encoding probable phenylalanine--tRNA ligase, mitochondrial gives rise to the protein MLFIKTLKISVVKRPLVLISRCINSEARISEKTIDLYQQQYIRDSWTNITPKILSHLDRNLHLRLNHPLAIIRQKIVKYFYGAYLSPRGNPLFSVYDNLSPVVSVEQNFDNLLVPKDHPSRKKSDCYYVNKDYLLRAHTTAHQLELIQAGLDNFLVVGDVYRRDEIDSTHYPVFHQMDGVRLIHQDKLFERTPELKVFEKSYKTYLNDSASTISDCIDQQKQPCHTLEAVKLCEHEMKRVLVGMVKDLFGETVEYRWVQTYFPFTQPSWELEIFFNGKWLEILGCGISRNEILDRAGVNNSIAYAFGVGLERLAMVLFDIPDIRLFWSTDSGFLNQFKSDRIVKYKPISAYPQCTNDLSFWLPENASLDSFSVNDFYDLVRTVGEDIVEQVTLVDRFKHPKTGKSSLCFRIVYRHMSRTLTQAEVNVTHAKIGAESMKEFNVIIR